In a single window of the Eshraghiella crossota genome:
- the ispF gene encoding 2-C-methyl-D-erythritol 2,4-cyclodiphosphate synthase, giving the protein MRIGTGYDVHRLVPDRKMIIGGVEIPYELGLLGHSDADVLLHAISDAILGAAALGDIGKHFPDSDERYRGVSSLYLLEKVGEMLEDNHYVIDNVDSTIIAQKPKMASYIPAMRQNIADALKIDIDRVSVKATTEEGLGFTGEGLGISAQAVAMISKVENIVYNDIMNDRIADCGSCKGCCSRNS; this is encoded by the coding sequence ATGAGAATTGGAACGGGATATGATGTTCACAGATTAGTACCTGACAGAAAAATGATAATAGGCGGAGTTGAGATACCATACGAATTAGGACTTTTGGGACATTCGGATGCTGATGTTCTCCTGCATGCCATATCAGATGCAATTTTGGGAGCAGCGGCACTGGGAGATATCGGAAAGCATTTTCCTGACAGTGATGAAAGATATAGGGGGGTATCAAGCCTTTATCTTCTGGAAAAAGTCGGAGAGATGTTAGAAGATAATCATTATGTTATAGACAATGTAGACAGCACTATAATAGCACAGAAGCCTAAAATGGCATCGTATATACCGGCTATGAGACAGAATATTGCGGATGCACTTAAGATTGACATAGACAGGGTAAGCGTAAAGGCCACGACTGAAGAGGGACTTGGATTTACCGGAGAGGGACTTGGAATATCAGCCCAGGCGGTGGCAATGATTAGCAAGGTTGAAAATATTGTATATAATGATATTATGAATGACAGAATTGCTGACTGTGGATCCTGTAAGGGATGTTGCAGCAGAAATTCTTAA